TTGTATTAAATGAAAATCTTGCAGAAATTGATTCTGTTACTTCATAAAATGGATTTAATGATAATGAAGCAATTGAAAAACCTTTTAACCCAAAAATTATTATCATTGATATCATAAAATTTACTAAAGTATCTTTTTTCAAAATGCTTTTATTAATAAATGATGATAAAAAGTAAAAAAATAAAATAATACAAATAATTACTGGTAATTGTCAAGAAGAAAATCAAGAAGATAAATTCATTTTTTGATAAAAAGAAAAATTATATAAATCTTTTGATGTTGGAAAAATATATATAAAAATACCTACTAAAATAAAAAACATTTGTAAATATCATTTTGAAAAGTTTAAAGCCATATTAATTTCAAATAAACAAAATGAAAGAACTAATATCGTTGAAACAATTGAAAGATATGAAAAAATATCTGTGTCAAAAATGTTTATTAATGATGTATAAAGTGCACCAGTAACTATAAAGAATAATAAAAATAATAATAAAATAATTGTTGAAGCAAATCTAACTTTAAAACTATGTATACCATCTTTTGTTTTAAAACGATTTATACCAACTTCATTATTTTCAGGTGTTAAATCAACAATTTCTGTTAATTCAAATTCTTTACTCTTTTTATTTTTTTTCATTTTCCATTATTCCTCCAAATCTTCTATCTCTTAAATTAAAATCTTCAATAGCTTCTTTTAAATCATCTTTTGAAAAATCTGGTCAGTAAACCTTTGTAAAATATAGTTCTGAATAAGCCAATTGCAATAGCATAAAATTACTAATTCTTTGTTCCCCACCAGTTCTTATTAATAAATCAACTGGTGGAATATTTTTAGTGTATAAATTATCTATAATGTTTTGAATACTAAATTCATTAATATTCATTTGATTATTTATAATAT
This genomic window from Spiroplasma taiwanense CT-1 contains:
- a CDS encoding phosphatidate cytidylyltransferase; the protein is MKKNKKSKEFELTEIVDLTPENNEVGINRFKTKDGIHSFKVRFASTIILLLFLLFFIVTGALYTSLINIFDTDIFSYLSIVSTILVLSFCLFEINMALNFSKWYLQMFFILVGIFIYIFPTSKDLYNFSFYQKMNLSSWFSSWQLPVIICIILFFYFLSSFINKSILKKDTLVNFMISMIIIFGLKGFSIASLSLNPFYEVTESISARFSFNTIIWIWLMIILSDSFAYIGGMTLGKTKLASVISPKKTWEGALIGLSVSTFFGIIYALIFIFTLDDYKPLNETMELIKTKSQAIQILIYILLAVAFPIIGLFGDLLFSWVKRSVKIKDFSKLIPGHGGLLDRLDSIVFSLFILFLFLTLANTV